A stretch of Chionomys nivalis chromosome 2, mChiNiv1.1, whole genome shotgun sequence DNA encodes these proteins:
- the LOC130869756 gene encoding olfactory receptor 4S2 → MPSRTYFIEGVNNVSEFIFWGLSQNPEIEEVCFVVFSFFYMIIVLGNLLIMVTVFSGNLFKSPMYFFLSFLSFVDICYSSVTAPKMIVDLLVRRKTISYVGCMLQLFGVHFFGCTEIFILTVMAYDRYVAICKPLHYMTIMDQDRCNKMLLGTWVGGFLHSIIQVALMVQLPFCGPNEIDHYFCDVHPVLKLACTDTYIVGVVVTANSGTIALGSFVILLISYTIILVSLRKQSAEARRKALSTCGSHIAVVVIFFGPCTFMYMRPDITFSEDKMVAVFYTIITPMLNPLIYTLRNAEVKNAMRKLWARKVTWERTGK, encoded by the coding sequence ATGCCCTCAAGAACTTATTTCATAGAAGGAGTAAACAATGTCAGTGAATTTATTTTCTGGGGCCTTTCTCAGAACCCAGAGATTGAAGAAGTATGTTTtgtggtgttttccttcttttacatGATCATAGTGCTGGGAAACCTCCTCATTATGGTCACAGTTTTCAGTGGCAATCTTTTCAAGTCCCCCATGTATTTTTTCCTCAGCTTTCTATCTTTCGTGGACATTTGCTACTCCTCAGTCACAGCGCCCAAGATGATTGTTGACCTGCTGGTGAGGAGAAAAACTATCTCCTATGTGGGGTGCATGTTACAACTCTTTGGGGTTCACTTCTTTGGTTGCACTGAGATCTTCATCCTTACTGTCATGGCCTATGATCGATATGTAGCCATCTGTAAACCCCTCCACTACATGACTATTATGGACCAGGATAGATGCAATAAGATGCTGCTGGGAACATGGGTGGGGGGGTTCTTACACTCCATTATCCAAGTGGCTCTGATGGTACAGCTCCCCTTTTGTGGACCCAATGAGATTGATCACTACTTCTGTGATGTCCACCCTGTACTGAAACTTGCCTGCACAGACACCTACATTGTAGGTGTGGTTGTGACAGCCAACAGCGGTACCATCGCACTGGGAAGTTTTGTTATCTTACTAATCTCATATACCATAATTCTTGTGTCTCTGAGAAAGCAGTCAGCAGAAGCCAGACGCAAAGCCCTCTCCACCTGTGGTTCCCACATTGCTGTGGTCGTCATCTTTTTTGGTCCCTGTACTTTCATGTATATGAGGCCTGATATTACCTTCTCAGAGGATAAGATGGTGGCTGTGTTTTACACCATTATCACTCCCATGCTGAACCCTCTGATTTACACTTTGAGAAATGCAGAAGTAAAGAATGCAATGAGGAAGCTCTGGGCTAGAAAAGTCACCTGGGAGAGGACTGGAAAATAG